The nucleotide window atgtcacaaaaggagtgtgtttttggttgccagggcaagagaaccctgcacagattaccaaagaaaaaacagcattaagggaccagtggatggagtttatttttacagagcatcaacggagttgtgcaagtgtttgttccctgcatttcgaaaatgcttgttttacaaacaaggcccagtttgacgatggatttgcgtatcgtttatttcttaaggatgatgcaatcccaacgaaaaggggtcacgatcgtgtgttggaaccgcaggcggtgagtaaaactgcttcaaatatctctgcctccttgttagtgcgtccgcctcccatcggagacccgggtcgttgctgctgctgctctcgttcagtttcagcctcgggatctgattctggatcataaatatacgctgaatctgactgttagccatggtttgttttggatggttttttcctcacgttaatgtcacagcttccaagcgctctcaacgcaaaagcctactggcgctcgtgattctttagctccacccacacgtcacgcctccagtcggtcgtgtttttctgggaaaaatcggtacagactatctttctcttatgaatataataaaactaaagactttttggagttatgaaggatgcagtactactctataggtactcaagattaacaggatattgagtgaaaacgagcatttcacccccccccccctttaaacacttGGAGTTCTATTAGtggcacctgctgtcagagagggaCATCTGCATCTCATTCAAAAAGGTAAAATCGAACCATTCTGTTTTTACTTCAATTTCTTTAATTATACAATCCAAATAAAGTATTTAGCATCTTTTTTTGGATAGTAATTCAAATGGTTTCCTCTGATTTAAAATAGAgcacagacacattttttttaaaaatttagatatttcttttagatgtatgatttttttttatttgatttaggaTTTTTTACCTGTAATGTGAATTTTATCACATCATTAGTTGATTGAATCGTTACATCCAGATATGCTACTAGATTTTCAAGGTCagctgtctttgttttttttgtttttgtttttttttttttattccaggcTAGTTAAATTCATTTTTGACTACCAAAACCTGAAGAATGCCTGCCCGAAGGCCTACcagagatttttttaattttgtgagcCCTGAGGTTtgcttcccaaaagcatcgttaatAACGACATTGCTTGCGATCATGGGTAATGAACCCTGTCAGTTTTGACTCTTTTGCGACTCGTTTTAACTTTTTTGGTCCATTCATTAAACAAATCTATTGCATAACTTGGACAACTGTGCTAGTTGTTTTGGctacttttattatgtgtttggtGTGTCTGGATTAGTTTTGAAGATTGAATGCAGCATGAAACAACATGGAATTCCATTCACTGCATTCAAATTGAATTTGTATTAATTGGAagatttaaataacataaaaaattgttgttcatagaaattctgtggaaaatttatgctcttaaaaaaaatgcaaagcaaACACAAATCCTATGGCTGGTAGATGTTGGaaagcataaaaacaaaacagcacatGAATATGTTCCTTTGTGTTAAAAAGCTTAAGTATTTCAAAGTATTCTAAAGTATTTAGATTAAGTTAGTAAACCTGAGTAATCTAACGAAATATGttactgattactttttaaagcttGTATTTTGTAGTCTAtagtgaaatatattttaaaagtaacctttACCAGccctgtatatatatgtgtgtgtgtgtgtgtgtgtgtgtagtgtagtgtatcagacccaaaccagacaaattaaaaagtcgatcaggactgtggttgaaacatgagccaaAAGGCAACAGGAGGTTGTAAATCATTCCTTGTGCCCAGCGTCGCCGCTCCCACCACGCGCATCACGCActgtgcgtagggcaccaagtgctaAGGGGGCATCAAAAATagcctaattatttttttttaaatgccggtattatttcattagcctatagaaatattagccatgtatatgtaacaaaaaagggggaacaagaaagatatttaataattgctctagtctAGAAAGTGAGTCCCCCTAGGATGTTTGCGCGggcgaatgtttttttttttctttctcgagGTCGGGGTGGGGGGCATCATAAAGGAATTATGCTTAGGGCACCAAAATATCTAGCAGCGGCACTGCTTGTGTCACAAatcagaagcaagataaccaaccaaccaactctttcacagaacagctttcaacattaacaccaccagaacaattattgacaaattCAATTCGgagagtaataaacaagatccttggattgacttccccccacctagcagaaccagactgaaattcctaaggagACCTTTTAACCTCTGATCTGCACAAAACAATCcttatgtcagagaatggcacatAAACTGTCTTTTCTAGATATACAATGgatcaaaatgaactcaaaatgacTTCTGAATGAATTtcagtccatcgcttaactccatattcatttatatgtaacccataCATTTGACTATaatgtttataatcacttattgtgtatgtcttttaataactatgggatagcttaaggattcatatttaTGTTTAGTATGTTTGTGTTTCAATCTGATTGCTTAAaatgtttctgaccatcagttatttttcaaatgtatcatattcttgttataggaatcatgtccaaaattataccctgtaagagcgggaaaattcggaccacttGCTTGATAAGAtgacatatgatttatgatacccagagcaaagacaatatctaattgatCAAGACAAAATTTGAGGCGTGGCCAAAAGGCCAGCTTAAATACTCAAGACACCATAAAAttctgcttttagcttttagcttgtgtttagcttttgctatcagtcatgccggcTTTtagctcttagcttgtagctttgcttttagtcatgcttttagtcatcactgttagcgTTCCTTGATCGCGGTTCCAGCggtctgcacgcctgctgctacttatccacaatgagaagaaacaccacctagtctcgtcaaactttacttctgttcttttaatttagttactttttttcctgtttgagagtttcgtgttctaagttaagttttgtaacactgtgtctccgagtctgacctcgagcGCCCGtttaacttcaaccagcccacacaacgcccaaccacgggctacCCTAcacgtcacttcaacgactactgaacttccagtcAATCAGCAACATCGGGGAACCCCCTTTCAATGACAACAATGGGACCCCTTTACACAGGTAACGCAAGTACCTCCAGACTGATctatactggtgtatctaatataattttaacctcattgaggaactcaatgcgagggttaattaagtgattgatggctgttcatgtctatgcaatttcacataGTCATGTAAACTgcggatttcacattttcattctcttaaactcattcttccctaactttcgatcttcctgcaacttgtatgaatgtatGAGTGCGTGTGCTcatatgttagattagtttatatgtcttggatttatctaataaagccttattcatattgaaaagagaagtatcttgtgttttgtacttacaagttaatgtcttaaactgctgatcttgatactgtgctaattgatagtgttttcgcTATACtgtggatattaatatccagcgcagatttgatgttaaacggctcgttcagtgaatctcAGGCCAGGTGtactcagtgatcagccgtgaaacagtgattctgttcaaattccctttaaaatcttaaatgattccctttgagctaaattgacctgtttcccttacacacacacacacacacacacacagacacacacacatatatatgggtTATATCCCCCCTATCTCCCCCACAAATAACAACCCTGATCCCATCCTCAACTTACTGAAACTGAAGTGTTTCAAGTATGGATATAGGTTTCTTTGTTAACCCAGAGACTGTCTGTTCATCCTCTAAAACACATTAATTCACATTAATGTACAACATATCTCAGTTTCTAgtgtaaagtgaaaaaaaaaatagttttggagGCTTTCTGTGATGCTTCCTGTACTATTTTGAggtaattaaaatgtgttgttaaTCATACTGTTCATATAAATCTCCAGTTATACATTTGCTCTACGGTTGCTTTCAAACATCCTTTAAGTAACGTAAATCTCCATGCAAGTTCTGAGAGTACTATGTCTTCTTTTTGAGTTTAGGGAGATCAATTAACTTGCTCTAAGGACAAACAATGCTGTGTTTACATTGTGTCTCCAGTAAGGTCCTTAACCCTGAACCTCATGAGATGAGAGAAGCCTGGGGCTAATTAGAGCAGAAATAATTCCCACAGACTATACTTGATATATTTGCTTATCAGAACTGCTTTAATTAGACAATTTAGTCACTTCATCAGCGATATCTTAATTTAGAGAGAATTAGGTTGTTCAGGGAGTCATTGGGATGTTTTTGAGTGTGTTTCCCCCAATGGATTGTAATTTCTTCATACAGTAAGTATACAGTATGTGTCCAAGGAGGCGGCTTTGTTTTGTTAAGTCCAAACTAAGGTCTTTCTTTTAATGGTTTGTCTGATCATGGTAGGCTGGAAACAGTAGCTCATCTGGAGAAGATGTGTGAACTCAAAACAACTTGAATGGCCTTTGGACATTTGGCCACTGGACAGACTCCAGaagttttgaataaaataaatgaagtctTGTTTATGTGTTATCAAAGAAAATTATAAGATTCCTTAAGGACTTAAAAAGTGGGTTATGAAGATAAAAAAACATAAAGGACTATGAAAATGGCTTTCATTTTATTTCTCCAATTTAAGACAGATGTCTATAGTGATGTAACTGCATTGCTTTTTTCATGATTTGTTATGTTTCTCAAAGGAAACAGTGCCTTCAGGTGTctcatattaaagggttagttcacccaaaaatgaaaatttgtttgtCTTTTGCTCACCCTcgagtcatcctaggtgtatatgactttcttctttcaggtaaatccagtcggagttatattaaaatttgTCGTGGCTATACCAAGCTCTATCATTGaagtcagcgggtgttgcagttgTACAGTCCGCAAGTCGTCAAATAAAGTGTGCACATTcataataaaacgtccctcacatagTTCCAGGGGGTGAATTAAGGCCTTCTGTaatgtatgcatgtgtttttgtaagtaaaatatgcatatttcaaacgtaataaacacttttctctcattTCAGTTATCCGTCATACAGGCAATCTGTAACATTGAaacaaaatgttacatttctttcaaaacacaatttacttactccaaacttttgaatgatagtgtaagTTATGTGTATATAATACCACCTTTATATTATCCCTCAAAGAGATTttattgttttcacaaaaataaactggACTATAGTGATACTTCAGGCAATTAGTTACACCATCATTCATCTCACATTAATTAAGTTAAGATTGCTAATTTATATCCTTTCTCTAAAAACTATTTAGATACCAGAgatcttatttttttctgtaacatttacatttaataattttgcagacacttttatccaatgtGACTATTGGGAAAAACATCAAATATGTACAAGCTAGAAAGGGacggaataaataaagagaaagacgtgtttttttttttttttttgttgttgtcattttattttaggaaGAAGGCAAGTAGTGTTGAAAGAGATGAGCATTCCGGATAGGGGTGGGAAGaccattccaccagccaggaacggTAAACGacaatgttctggaaagtgattttgagccttcCTGTGATGGTACCACGAAGCGCTGCTCAATAgaggatctcagacttctggaggggatgtagattcatAATAGTGAGTAGAAGTTGGCGGGTGATGAGCCTTTAGCTGTTCTGTGCAAGCAtgaatgtcttgaacttgatgcaagCTGCAACCAATAGCCAGTGCAAGGAAAGATGTAACATGGGATTTTttgggctcgttgaagaccagtcatgccgctgcattctgaatcattcgtagaggtttgattgtgctttatggaagtccagccagaagagcattacagtagtccagcctagaaatagCAAgggcttggacaagaagttgtgcagcatgctccatTAGAAAGGGCCAGATTTTTCTAATGTTGTGCAATGCAAGCCTGCAAGATCgagcagtctttgcaatgtggtctttgatagaaagctggtcatcaaagattaCATCAAGATTTTTGACTGAAGTTGGTGGGATAATTGTAGAAGAACTTTGCTGGATGATGAAATCATGCTGTAGAGTTGGAGTGGtagggaagacaagaagctcagtctttgccaggttaAGCTGTTCAAGAAGTTCATTGATAAAGAACATTAATGACATTATGTTTGACAGCATcttcattttacagcatttttacacaagttcttaaaacttttaacagtacagtagctttgcaggtaggtttcttggagatgttgccacagttcttctggatttagtctgtttcAGTTTGTTCTGTTAATTCATGTCATTTCAGGCAAATCATTTtttagttggtgaaaatactaatgttcTAATAAAAGCCACCAAAAACTGGACCAGCTGGTAGCTGAGTTGCTGCTAGAGGATACAccatgcacgtcctgattttgctgagttagatgtgttcctaggtcaacatattttcttgactctggaacaacattttactccaaaaatgtattcttgaccatatccctacacctaaacctaatcTTAACCATGAGTAATGCCTAAAAttagaggaaatgatagatgaataacactgatgtacaagcacctaaCAGTGATGGTAagtgtaaacttcacaaaatctataaactggttctttaaATCTGATtagttaatcacaatgttgttccagggacaacaaagatgttccaggaacatgtctcacttggtaaaatcaggttctgtgGTACAGCATAATGTCAAGTTATGAAACCTTAAACTCCTGACACCTTTATTAACCTCAAAAGCAGGTTTACTGTAATACTAAATGTGGAAGTTTTGCTACAGACTCAAGtgtgaagggaaaaaaaattTAAGTGGGATTTTGACACTTCATTATGTAATTGTATACACACgcatgtgcaaacacacacacatacacgttgggtttccatgttttatggagACATTCCATAGATGTAATGATTATTatattgtacaaactgtattttctatccacTTACCCTAAACCCACCCTTCAATGAAAACATCTTCAAAAAAGATAATTCTGTATGACTTATAAGCTCATTTTCCTCATGGAGATCAAAAAATTTCCCTGCAAGTTCCAAATTTACTGGCATTACTATCCTTTTGGGGACATTTGGACTTTGGacatttggtttgtttatttgtttggttttgtaaattattacttAAAAGTCCAAACAATAGTCTTATGGTTTGTCTGACCAGTGGCAGATTGGAAACATTAGCTTATCTGCAAAAGCTGTGTCAAGACAATTTAGACATCAGGTGAATCCAAAAGCCTTGGGACAGCCCAAATCACTCATACAGTGgaaactttaaatttaaatgtatgaagCCCTGATTCTTTTATCAAAGCTAATTATATGTTTTCTTAAGCATTTAAAAAGTGGGTtatgaacataaaaaaacataatgaatGGTAAAAGTGAGTTTTATTTCACTCTGAAATCTAAATTGAAACAGATTTCTGAGGTGATGTGTTTTACTGTAGCAGGCACTGTTTGTTCTTAAAGCATTATGATTTTAATGAAACAGTGCCTTCAGGCATCTCATATTAATTAAGTTCAAACTATTTAGAAATTACAGCATCAGCTTGACATCCTTAAATGTAattattgaaagaaagaaatatgtttAAGGGTTGATGTTGAAATGACGCTGTTtgacttgtgattttttttctgtatttcagcACCCAGCCAAGACACAGTAAACTAAACCCCAGACCTGAATCTAATCGAACATCTCCGTAaaagacctgaaaatggctgtccattATATGTatgttcaaaacagttgtgttgatgatatttttttgaaaactgtgttaatgttttttttttaggattcgttcattaatacaaagttcaaaagaatcaaatttatttgaaatcttttctaATATTGTAAATCCCTTTACGgacacttttgaataatttaatgcattaatttatgctaaaaataaaatgtatgtatatatataaatttttttaattaacttttactgatcccaaacttttaaagggAGGTGGGttatacataaataattatttataatatatatcatttattttatagcaTAAAATAAATCTGTGTTGTTCTACAAAGCTttcctttttaaattttgttaattttttagtTACATGATTTCGTTTTTTTATAATGCCACTTTTACATGATCCCTCTGGGGGGTTTTGATgttgttacaaaaataaaccgACTAATTAGTGACACTTGAAGCAATTAGTTACACCATCATTAATCTCACATTTATCAAGTAAAAAGTGATTATGAATATATTTCCTCTAAAGACTATTTAGATACCGTATACTTTCCGTTTTAATGACATCTTTGGGGGGTTGACCTATATATTGCCCAAAATGTTCTCAAGTTCACATTCAGTGTTCACAATAACCTTGGACTGTGAAGCAGAGGCCCAGCATCTGCATTATCCACAAACCACAGCATCATTGTTGCATGTAAGTATACAATAATTGTGACATGTCAATTGTAGATTTTCATAGATTTTGTAGATTTCTGGTTGAATGTCATAAAGGCTTATGCTCTCAAATGACAGGTAATTTGTATAGCAAAGACTGTTTATGACTGTTTCTCACAGGTATTTGGTTTCTCGCCCACTAAGAGTAGAGCACACTGCAAGGAAGCCAAGTCGTAAAAAAAGGACAGCCATGCAAAACACCAGCAACTCCATCATTCAGCCTGTAGGATTTTACATTGTTGCACTGAGTTCAATGCCTTACAGTAATATCTATGTCATGTTCCTCACTCTGCTTTATGTGATAACAGTCATGTGCAATGTCTTTCTGATCACCATCATTTTCTATGACCACCGTCTTCATGTCCCAAAGTTCATGGCTGTTGGTAATCTAGCTTTGGTTGATATTGTACTCAGTACATCTCTTGTGCCTGGCATGATCAAAACTTACATTGTTCTGGACAATTTTGTGCCATTCAAACTGTGCCTTGTGCAAATGTACacttattatgtttttttaacacTCGAACCATTATCCTTATGTATTCTCTCTTATGACAGGTTCATTGCAATCTGTTTCCCTCTAAGACAAgacaatataaatacaaacaccaGAATGGTTTATATAATCTGTGCAGCTTGGTTCTTTTGTATTGTTATAATTCTGTATCCTGTTGCATCCATCCCATCTCTGTCCTTTTGTGGCTCTCTCAAGGTCAACAGCTATTTTTGTGATTATGCTCCTGTTTTAAGACTCGCTTGTAGCGATACAACATCCCAGTGGAATTTTGCAACTGCTTTAACTATAATATTCAATGCTGTacctttgatttttattttcttgacctACATGGGTATTCTGACCACTGTGTTCAGAATGAAAAATAATCAGAGCCGTTATAAGGCGCTGGCCACATGCTCAGAGCACCTCATATTAGTGACCCTTTTCTTCATTCCTATTGTAATCATCTTCAGTCTTGGATTTTTTGGAATTATTATAAACTCAAATGTAAGAACAGTGTGCTTGTCTCTGTCATCCCTTCTCACGCCCTGCATCAATCCCATCCTCTACTCACTGAAAACTAAAGAGATTCGAAGCAGGATTCATTCATTGGTAACCCAGAGACTGTCTGTTCATCctctaaaaatacacattaatgtACAACATTGAGATTATTTATACTCTTATTCTGGAGGCTTTCTGTGTTGCTTCCTGTATTATCTTGTGGTCATTTGAAAAAGCTTTtttcaataataaatgtaaatctgcTGTTAACTTTGTTCAGCTTGCAGGATTTAGTCATAAAGAACACATGTATTTTGCATAATTTCTATACTGTATTCAGACAGCTTTTGTTAGCTCTTTTAcgtatatacaaataataatttattattggatttaatttatttattttatatctttaaataaatcagtgGGCTGTTctagaaatattttaaagcttttatCTTTACATTTGaggtttttaaatatatgattctGCCAATTTTTCATAATGCCTCCTCTGCATTTTCTCTCTGAGAGTTTTTATGGTTGttacaaaaatctaaacaaaaataaacagactAAATAGTGTCACTAAGGAAATTAATTACACCATAAATCCCACTTTCATTAAGTAAAAAGTGACTGTTTAGATAACGAGCAATACTTGCTGGCAGACACTTCTAACTGTTTACTAAAATGTTACAAAGCAATCATGTATTCTGCTTTATTAAAGCTTTAACCAGGATAAAATCGTATATCAGAAGctaagcagtagcatttacaaataacagcatttctAAGAGTATGAGACAACACCAAAAAACAATCAAAGCAAAGCTATCAAAGCTAGTTAATTGCATAAACAGTTAAAACTGGATTATGAAGATGGAAAAcattaaggactgtaaaaagttattattattattattattattttactctcCAATTTAATATAGATGTCTACAATGTTGTGTTTTACTGTTTCTTCACAAATCATTGTGATTCTCAGATGAAACAGCAACAGCTTGATAtctttaaatgaatttattaaaaGAATCAATATGTTTCAGGACTGATGTTAACATATCCATTTAACATAGCAGTCTTCCTCCATCACATTCATGTCTGTATTTCCTGAATCATACAAGATTGTCTTATATTTTAGAGAATTTTAATGGACATCATTAAATGTTGAAGTGTGACCTGATATGCCAGGCTCATGCCATCTTTTGGAATATCTGAAGCATGTACCATAGTTCTTAACTGtagcatttattataataatactagCCTATTAATCATTATCAGGCcaataatgactttttttgtttgtttgtttgtttattattcaatatataattggttatgaataaacatctaCCTACACATTTACAACCAATAGCTACAACATGCCACAGCTGTAgcctaacataaatatatatatatatacagggctgAGGAGTAACGAAATACATGTAATGGCGTTaggtatttaaaatataaaatatgagtaACTGGGGTTTACATctgaaagtattttaaattaccagtgattacttttttatgtcatttattaatttaatatttaagtaagtaGTTTGGGGATTTCAACCAATATGGCAACTGATTCTCCATTGAAACAAAAAACTGTGTGCAGCATTCTGTTCATTAGCAGCTATAGTGAGCGTGCAAACATGCTCATCatcacaaacattctcctagaactcacactttgcattcagttaatagatccatatgaatcatgcattaaataaaatattataaagtcaaacgatagctttatgtgctttacagattaacttgaatctttatttat belongs to Carassius gibelio isolate Cgi1373 ecotype wild population from Czech Republic chromosome B10, carGib1.2-hapl.c, whole genome shotgun sequence and includes:
- the LOC127966115 gene encoding olfactory receptor 10A2-like — translated: MTVSHRYLVSRPLRVEHTARKPSRKKRTAMQNTSNSIIQPVGFYIVALSSMPYSNIYVMFLTLLYVITVMCNVFLITIIFYDHRLHVPKFMAVGNLALVDIVLSTSLVPGMIKTYIVLDNFVPFKLCLVQMYTYYVFLTLEPLSLCILSYDRFIAICFPLRQDNINTNTRMVYIICAAWFFCIVIILYPVASIPSLSFCGSLKVNSYFCDYAPVLRLACSDTTSQWNFATALTIIFNAVPLIFIFLTYMGILTTVFRMKNNQSRYKALATCSEHLILVTLFFIPIVIIFSLGFFGIIINSNVRTVCLSLSSLLTPCINPILYSLKTKEIRSRIHSLVTQRLSVHPLKIHINVQH